A single window of Methylobacterium nodulans ORS 2060 DNA harbors:
- a CDS encoding TetR/AcrR family transcriptional regulator: MNVHSRSWCAVPADPLPDRPDPSEERRGRILDAAERCFVRSGFHRTTMQDVAAEVGMSPGNLYRYFPSKDAIVAGLAERDRGAVALDFAALPAGADLVGAFFGLARRHLADEPVEKAILCLEIWAEATRNPAVAAICREFEREMRGMIAGIFRQAGGPGIDAEALTQIVLVMADGIITRRALLRDFDPGPILDAMSRLIEAALAERFDPTGAQTPATANQDTP; this comes from the coding sequence ATGAACGTTCATTCTCGCTCCTGGTGCGCCGTGCCGGCCGACCCGCTGCCCGACCGACCCGACCCTTCCGAGGAACGGCGTGGCCGCATCCTCGATGCCGCCGAACGCTGCTTCGTGCGCTCGGGATTCCACCGCACGACCATGCAGGACGTGGCGGCGGAGGTCGGGATGAGCCCCGGCAACCTCTACCGCTACTTCCCCTCGAAGGACGCGATCGTCGCCGGCCTCGCCGAGCGCGACCGTGGCGCCGTGGCCCTGGATTTCGCGGCGCTGCCCGCGGGGGCGGATCTGGTCGGCGCCTTCTTCGGGTTGGCGCGGCGCCACCTCGCCGACGAGCCGGTCGAGAAGGCGATCCTCTGCCTGGAGATCTGGGCGGAGGCGACCCGCAATCCCGCCGTAGCGGCGATCTGCCGGGAGTTCGAGCGCGAGATGCGCGGGATGATCGCCGGCATCTTCCGCCAGGCCGGCGGCCCGGGCATCGACGCCGAGGCGCTGACGCAGATCGTGCTCGTGATGGCCGACGGCATCATCACGCGCCGGGCGCTCCTTCGCGATTTCGATCCCGGCCCCATTCTCGACGCCATGTCGCGCCTTATTGAAGCTGCGCTGGCGGAGCGATTCGACCCGACCGGGGCTCAGACGCCCGCGACTGCCAACCAGGATACTCCGTGA
- a CDS encoding efflux RND transporter periplasmic adaptor subunit, with translation MSRLRLLAGPLAALILLPPAARASQTEVPVPAVTVVVAAEREIVERTVVTGTLVPRDEIMVSPEIEGCRITELLVEEGDRVARGAVLARLSREMLDTQLAQNAAAIARAEAAVDQARSTIVQAEAAQVEAALALERTRTLMKSGNATEALLEQRVSAARSAEGRLAAARNGLSIAEAELLQAKAQRKELDLKLARTEIRAPEGGIVSRRVARVGATASASGEPLFRLIARGEIELEGEVTETGIPRLKAEAPAQLDLDTADGPVVVPGRVRAVYPEIDRATRLGKVRIRLQPDPRLRIGAFARGSVEVARRTGVAVPVASVVYGNGGATVLVVAGERVEVRAVRTGLSAAGFIEIRDGVKAGDAVVARAGSFLRDGDRVRPVFPAQQASADALPRP, from the coding sequence ATGTCCCGCCTCCGCCTGCTCGCCGGGCCGCTCGCCGCGCTGATCCTGCTGCCGCCCGCCGCCCGGGCGAGCCAGACCGAGGTGCCGGTGCCTGCCGTGACGGTCGTGGTCGCGGCCGAGCGCGAGATCGTGGAGCGCACCGTCGTCACCGGCACCCTGGTGCCGCGCGACGAGATCATGGTCTCGCCCGAGATCGAGGGCTGCCGCATCACCGAACTCCTGGTGGAGGAGGGCGACCGGGTCGCCCGGGGCGCCGTGCTGGCACGGCTGTCGCGCGAGATGCTGGACACCCAACTCGCCCAGAACGCTGCCGCGATCGCCCGGGCGGAGGCCGCGGTCGATCAGGCGCGCAGCACCATCGTGCAGGCCGAGGCCGCGCAGGTGGAGGCCGCCCTCGCGCTCGAGCGCACCCGCACCCTGATGAAGTCCGGCAACGCCACCGAGGCGCTGCTCGAGCAGCGCGTCTCGGCCGCCCGCTCGGCGGAGGGGCGGCTGGCGGCGGCCCGCAACGGCCTGTCGATCGCGGAGGCCGAGCTGCTCCAGGCCAAGGCCCAGCGCAAGGAACTCGACCTCAAGCTCGCCCGCACCGAGATCCGCGCGCCGGAGGGCGGCATCGTCAGCCGCCGCGTGGCGCGTGTCGGGGCGACGGCGAGCGCCTCCGGCGAGCCGCTGTTCCGTCTGATCGCCCGCGGCGAGATCGAGCTCGAAGGCGAGGTGACCGAGACCGGCATCCCGCGGCTCAAGGCCGAGGCCCCGGCCCAGCTCGACCTCGACACGGCGGACGGGCCGGTCGTGGTGCCGGGCCGCGTGCGCGCGGTCTATCCGGAGATCGACCGCGCAACGCGCCTCGGCAAGGTCCGCATCCGCCTGCAGCCCGATCCGCGCCTGCGCATCGGCGCCTTCGCCCGCGGCAGCGTCGAGGTGGCGCGCCGCACCGGCGTCGCCGTGCCGGTCGCCTCGGTGGTCTACGGCAATGGCGGCGCCACCGTGCTGGTGGTGGCGGGCGAACGGGTCGAGGTGAGGGCGGTCCGCACCGGCCTCTCGGCCGCGGGCTTCATCGAGATCCGCGACGGGGTGAAGGCGGGCGATGCCGTGGTCGCCCGGGCGGGCAGCTTCCTGCGCGACGGGGACCGGGTCCGGCCGGTCTTTCCCGCCCAGCAGGCCAGCGCCGACGCCCTCCCGCGCCCCTGA
- a CDS encoding efflux RND transporter permease subunit, giving the protein MRLNVSAWAIRKPIPSIVLFLVLGLLGLVSFRSLPITRFPNIDVPIVSVSINQPGAAPSELQTQVTKWVEDAVAGVKGVKHITSAITEGNSATTIEFRLEVNTDRAVNDVKDAIAKIRMNLPRTIEEPIINRVEIAGLPIMVYGASAPAMTPEDLSWFVDDVVARQIQGLRGVGGVERLGGVAREVRVTLKPDRLLALGITAADVNRQLRLTSADMAGGRAELGGQEQSIRTLAASASLDTLAATSIVLPGGRKVRLDELATLSDGAEEPRTFARLNGEPVVAFAISRASGASDASVAEIVAKKIDELRTAYPNVRFDLIDTSVTNTIGNYHSAMHGLMEGAGLAVLVVFLFLRDWRATLIAAVALPLSVFPTFWAMSAMGFSLNAVSLLAITLVTGILVDDAIVEIENIVRHIRLGKSPYRAALEGADEIGLAVIAITATLVAIFAPVSFMGGIAGQYFKQFGLTIAAAVFMSLLVARLITPMMAAYFMRDHGHHEETPGPVMRTYTRVVAWSVRHKYVTLVVGLALFTGSILSTRLLPAGFLPKEDAARTLLVLELPPGARLDDTIAVSDRIARAIRSLPEVSSVFVDGGRQLPGKKEIRLATLTINLTPKSARTRKQADVEAAIMELLRDEPDLRYWSLREGGQRDFALIVAGPDTAVVTDVAERMQREVAAIPNLVNVMSTAPLDRTEVRIRPKPAVAADLGVSTDTIAETVRVGTIGDIGANLAKFNATDRQIPIRVQLPVETRGQVETLESLKVPTKSGAAVPLTAVADISLGRGPTAIDRYDRAVRVALEANLQGSDALAEAIAQALATPTARNLPPGVTIRQTGDAEIMGEVFEGFAMAMGAGLMMVLGVLILLFGSFLQPLTILFSLPLSIGGAILGLLIFNRPISMPVVIGILMLMGVVTKNAIMLVDFAVEEMARGVDRITAIVDAGRKRARPIVMTTIAMAAGMVPSAMALGIGGEFRSPMAIAVISGLIVSTLLSLLFVPAIFVLMDDLSRLFGRLFGRLVGAVDEPEPQASQPYAAPRRIAAE; this is encoded by the coding sequence ATGCGCCTCAACGTCTCCGCCTGGGCGATCCGCAAGCCGATCCCCTCGATCGTGCTGTTCCTGGTGCTGGGGCTCCTCGGGCTCGTCAGCTTCCGCAGCCTGCCGATCACCCGCTTCCCCAACATCGACGTGCCGATCGTCTCGGTGTCGATCAACCAGCCGGGCGCGGCGCCCTCCGAACTCCAGACCCAGGTGACCAAGTGGGTCGAGGATGCGGTGGCGGGCGTGAAGGGCGTCAAGCACATCACCTCGGCGATCACCGAGGGCAATTCCGCCACCACCATCGAATTCCGCCTGGAGGTCAACACCGACCGGGCGGTGAACGACGTCAAGGACGCGATCGCCAAGATCCGCATGAACCTGCCGCGGACGATCGAGGAGCCGATCATCAACCGCGTCGAGATCGCGGGCCTGCCGATCATGGTCTACGGCGCCTCGGCACCCGCGATGACGCCCGAGGACCTGTCCTGGTTCGTGGATGACGTGGTGGCGCGCCAGATCCAGGGCCTGCGCGGCGTCGGCGGCGTCGAGCGGCTCGGGGGCGTCGCCCGCGAGGTGCGCGTCACGCTGAAGCCAGACCGGCTGCTGGCGCTCGGCATCACGGCCGCGGACGTCAACCGGCAGCTGCGCCTCACCAGCGCCGACATGGCGGGCGGGCGGGCGGAGCTCGGCGGCCAGGAGCAGTCGATCCGGACGCTCGCGGCCTCGGCGAGCCTCGACACGCTCGCCGCGACCTCGATCGTGCTGCCGGGCGGGCGCAAGGTGCGCCTCGACGAGCTCGCGACCCTCTCGGACGGCGCCGAGGAGCCGCGCACCTTCGCGCGCCTCAACGGCGAGCCGGTCGTGGCCTTCGCCATCTCCCGCGCCAGCGGCGCCAGCGACGCCTCGGTGGCCGAGATCGTGGCCAAGAAGATCGACGAGCTGCGCACCGCCTATCCGAACGTGCGCTTCGACCTGATCGACACCTCGGTCACCAACACGATCGGCAACTATCACTCGGCGATGCACGGCCTGATGGAGGGCGCGGGCCTCGCGGTGCTGGTCGTGTTCCTGTTCCTGCGCGACTGGCGCGCGACGCTCATCGCCGCGGTCGCGCTGCCACTCTCTGTCTTCCCGACCTTCTGGGCGATGAGCGCGATGGGCTTCTCGCTCAATGCCGTGAGCCTGCTCGCCATCACGCTCGTCACCGGCATCCTGGTCGACGACGCCATCGTCGAGATCGAGAACATCGTCCGGCACATCCGACTCGGCAAGTCGCCCTACCGGGCCGCGCTCGAGGGCGCGGACGAGATCGGGCTTGCGGTCATCGCCATCACGGCGACGCTCGTCGCGATCTTCGCGCCGGTCTCCTTCATGGGCGGCATCGCCGGCCAGTACTTCAAGCAGTTCGGCCTCACCATCGCGGCCGCGGTGTTCATGTCGCTCCTGGTGGCGCGCCTCATCACCCCGATGATGGCGGCCTATTTCATGCGCGACCACGGCCACCACGAGGAGACGCCCGGCCCGGTGATGCGCACCTATACCCGCGTCGTCGCCTGGTCGGTGCGGCACAAATACGTGACGCTGGTGGTCGGCCTCGCGCTCTTTACGGGCTCCATTCTCTCCACCCGCCTCCTGCCGGCCGGCTTCCTGCCGAAGGAGGACGCGGCCCGCACGCTCCTCGTGCTGGAACTGCCGCCGGGGGCGCGGCTCGACGACACGATCGCGGTCTCGGACCGGATCGCCCGGGCGATCCGCTCCCTGCCCGAGGTGAGCTCCGTCTTCGTCGATGGCGGGCGCCAGTTGCCCGGCAAGAAGGAGATCCGGCTCGCGACGCTCACCATCAACCTCACGCCGAAGTCTGCGCGCACGCGCAAGCAGGCCGACGTGGAGGCAGCGATCATGGAACTGCTGCGCGACGAGCCGGACCTGCGCTACTGGTCCCTGCGCGAGGGCGGCCAGCGTGACTTCGCCCTCATCGTCGCCGGGCCCGACACCGCCGTGGTGACGGACGTGGCCGAGCGGATGCAGCGCGAGGTCGCGGCGATCCCGAACCTCGTCAACGTGATGTCGACGGCGCCCCTCGACCGCACCGAGGTCCGGATCCGGCCGAAGCCGGCGGTCGCCGCCGATCTCGGCGTCTCGACCGACACCATCGCCGAGACGGTGCGCGTCGGCACGATCGGCGACATCGGCGCGAATCTCGCGAAGTTCAACGCCACCGACCGCCAGATCCCGATCCGCGTCCAGCTCCCCGTCGAGACTCGCGGCCAGGTCGAGACGCTGGAGAGCCTGAAGGTGCCGACGAAGAGCGGCGCCGCGGTGCCGCTCACCGCGGTTGCCGACATCAGCCTCGGCCGTGGCCCAACCGCCATCGACCGCTACGACCGGGCGGTGCGCGTCGCGCTCGAGGCCAATCTCCAGGGCTCGGATGCGCTCGCCGAGGCGATCGCCCAGGCGCTCGCCACGCCGACCGCCCGCAACCTGCCGCCGGGCGTCACCATCCGCCAGACGGGCGACGCCGAGATCATGGGCGAGGTCTTCGAGGGCTTCGCCATGGCGATGGGCGCCGGCCTGATGATGGTGCTCGGCGTCCTCATCCTGCTGTTCGGCTCCTTCCTGCAGCCGCTCACCATCCTGTTCTCGCTGCCGCTCTCGATCGGCGGCGCGATCCTCGGCCTGCTCATCTTCAACCGGCCGATCTCGATGCCGGTCGTCATCGGCATCCTGATGCTGATGGGTGTGGTGACGAAGAACGCCATCATGCTGGTCGACTTCGCGGTCGAGGAGATGGCCCGCGGCGTCGACCGCATCACGGCCATCGTGGATGCCGGCCGCAAGCGGGCGCGGCCGATCGTGATGACCACCATCGCCATGGCGGCCGGCATGGTGCCCTCCGCGATGGCGCTCGGCATCGGCGGCGAGTTCCGCTCGCCGATGGCGATCGCGGTGATCTCGGGGCTGATCGTCTCGACGCTGCTGTCGCTGCTGTTCGTGCCGGCGATCTTCGTGCTGATGGACGATCTCTCGCGGCTGTTCGGGCGTCTCTTCGGGCGCCTCGTGGGCGCCGTCGACGAGCCGGAGCCGCAGGCGTCGCAGCCCTACGCCGCGCCGCGCCGGATCGCGGCGGAGTAG
- a CDS encoding CsbD family protein: MDKDRIEGAATNMGGKIKEGAGKITGDEKLRSEGLADQIKGKVQNTVGAVKDALKGH; the protein is encoded by the coding sequence ATGGATAAGGATCGGATTGAAGGCGCCGCCACCAATATGGGTGGGAAGATCAAGGAAGGTGCTGGAAAAATCACCGGCGACGAGAAACTCCGTAGCGAAGGTCTTGCTGATCAGATCAAGGGCAAGGTCCAGAACACGGTCGGAGCGGTCAAGGACGCGCTCAAGGGACATTGA
- a CDS encoding DUF3750 domain-containing protein, whose amino-acid sequence MLVLLACLRLVFLALILLFLAPLAAHAVWWWSRDDRAPDWATADWSSARLLPPAAATPGAVVRIYAARVGRWRGIFAHHTWIVVKEAGAARYTRYDVVGWGQPVRKDAYPADGRWFGNPPQVVLALDGEAAARAVPKIRTAVAAYPYRAAGSYSAWPGPNSNTFVAHVLRAVPEVQAALPPTALGKDFSERLLSPTPSRTGIQLSFRGYAGLTLGLVEGIEVNLLGAVAGLDLRRPALKLPGWGRIGMDPAGAIETLIAPTPST is encoded by the coding sequence ATGCTGGTCCTGCTGGCGTGCCTGCGCCTTGTTTTCCTCGCCCTCATCCTCCTGTTCCTCGCCCCTCTCGCCGCCCATGCCGTCTGGTGGTGGTCGCGCGACGACCGCGCGCCCGACTGGGCGACGGCGGACTGGTCGAGCGCGCGGCTGCTTCCGCCGGCCGCGGCGACGCCGGGCGCGGTGGTGCGGATCTATGCCGCCCGGGTCGGACGCTGGCGGGGCATCTTCGCCCATCACACCTGGATCGTGGTGAAGGAGGCGGGCGCCGCCCGCTACACGCGCTACGACGTGGTCGGCTGGGGCCAGCCGGTGCGCAAAGATGCCTATCCGGCGGATGGGCGCTGGTTCGGCAACCCGCCCCAAGTTGTGCTCGCCCTCGACGGCGAGGCCGCCGCCCGCGCGGTGCCCAAGATCCGCACCGCCGTCGCCGCCTATCCGTACCGGGCGGCGGGCAGCTACAGCGCGTGGCCGGGCCCGAACTCGAACACCTTCGTGGCCCACGTGCTGCGGGCGGTGCCGGAGGTGCAGGCGGCGCTCCCGCCGACCGCGCTGGGCAAGGATTTCTCGGAGCGGCTCCTCTCCCCGACGCCGAGCCGCACGGGCATCCAGCTCTCCTTTCGGGGCTATGCCGGACTGACCCTCGGTCTCGTCGAGGGAATCGAGGTCAACCTGCTCGGTGCCGTGGCCGGCCTCGATCTGCGCCGCCCGGCCCTGAAGCTCCCCGGCTGGGGCCGCATCGGCATGGATCCGGCCGGCGCAATCGAGACGCTCATCGCGCCGACGCCGAGCACCTGA
- a CDS encoding tellurite resistance TerB family protein, whose product MADARSLVDALVRSRRGGPGGLVAGAALGGLALVVGLGYRALNRQAAPEQAAPGEAAGRPFAAGEVSDDDATLFLRAMVAATLADGMIDAQERSRLDAALAEAGLDEASRRRFEDLLRDPPDIDEIADRVSDPEKAARVYAAARLAIDPDTVQERTFLARLAEALDVDADAVARVEAGMRP is encoded by the coding sequence ATGGCCGATGCGAGAAGTCTGGTCGACGCCCTGGTGCGGTCCCGCCGGGGCGGTCCTGGTGGCCTGGTCGCCGGTGCAGCCCTCGGCGGCCTCGCCCTCGTCGTCGGGCTCGGCTATCGTGCGTTGAACCGCCAAGCCGCGCCGGAGCAAGCCGCGCCGGGCGAGGCGGCCGGGCGGCCCTTCGCGGCGGGCGAGGTCAGCGACGACGATGCGACCCTGTTTCTCCGCGCGATGGTGGCGGCGACCCTGGCGGACGGCATGATCGATGCCCAGGAGCGTTCCCGGCTCGACGCAGCCCTCGCCGAGGCCGGTCTCGACGAGGCGAGCCGCCGCCGGTTCGAGGACCTGTTGCGGGACCCGCCCGACATCGACGAGATCGCCGACCGGGTCTCGGATCCGGAGAAGGCCGCACGAGTCTACGCGGCCGCGCGCCTTGCCATCGATCCCGACACGGTGCAGGAGCGGACCTTCCTGGCCCGGCTCGCCGAGGCGCTCGACGTCGATGCCGATGCGGTCGCCCGCGTCGAGGCGGGCATGAGACCGTGA
- a CDS encoding DUF1206 domain-containing protein → MHEPRPSLLEILARAGYGARGLTYCLVGGLALLAAFGEGGRTGGSRSALMVLIDRPFGRLLLGAVAVGLAGFALWRWVEAATDADRCGRSAKGLAVRAGHVVSGILYASLALSVLRTALGQGGGSEDEAARDWTAWLLREPFGAAVVGAAGLAVIGTGCAFLLKGWRGDVTRHLALPVDARSWATVAGRLGYAARGIVFWLIGGVLVAAAIESRSGAVTGLGGALSVLRDQPYRGVLLGLTAAGLAAFGAFGLVQARFRRIDPPDIDDLAPGRRGRRP, encoded by the coding sequence ATGCACGAGCCCCGCCCCTCCCTCCTCGAGATCCTGGCGCGGGCCGGCTACGGCGCCCGCGGCCTGACCTACTGCCTCGTGGGCGGCCTCGCACTGCTTGCGGCTTTCGGGGAGGGAGGGCGAACCGGCGGCAGCCGCAGCGCCCTGATGGTGCTCATCGACCGGCCCTTCGGCCGCCTGCTGCTCGGCGCCGTGGCCGTCGGGCTCGCGGGTTTCGCCCTCTGGCGCTGGGTCGAGGCGGCGACCGATGCCGACCGGTGCGGCCGGTCGGCCAAGGGATTGGCGGTGCGGGCCGGACACGTCGTCAGCGGCATCCTCTACGCATCGCTCGCCCTCTCGGTCCTCCGCACGGCCCTCGGCCAGGGCGGCGGCTCGGAGGATGAGGCGGCCCGGGATTGGACCGCATGGCTGCTGCGCGAGCCCTTCGGCGCCGCCGTTGTCGGGGCCGCGGGGCTCGCGGTGATCGGGACCGGCTGCGCCTTCCTGCTCAAAGGCTGGCGCGGGGATGTCACGCGCCATCTCGCCCTGCCGGTCGATGCCCGCAGCTGGGCGACGGTCGCGGGCCGGCTCGGCTATGCGGCGCGCGGCATCGTCTTCTGGCTGATCGGCGGCGTCCTCGTCGCCGCCGCGATCGAGAGCCGGTCGGGCGCCGTGACAGGGCTCGGGGGCGCCCTGAGCGTCCTGCGCGATCAACCCTACCGCGGCGTGCTTCTCGGCCTCACGGCGGCGGGCCTCGCCGCCTTCGGCGCCTTCGGCCTCGTCCAGGCCCGTTTCCGCCGCATCGACCCGCCCGATATCGACGATCTCGCGCCGGGGCGCCGCGGGCGACGTCCCTGA
- a CDS encoding sugar O-acetyltransferase, protein MARTEKEKMLAGDLYRADDPELTAEIARTGAWLARYNAPAALPPEERLRMLRAHLGSVADGVVIRPPFYCDLGYNIRIGRNTFLNFNCVILDIAPVEIGELTQIGPGVQILAADHPRDPGLRRALLEGGRPVRIGRNCWIGAGALILPGVTVGDDAIVGAGSVVTRDVPAGATVAGNPARPVRRSA, encoded by the coding sequence ATGGCGCGCACCGAGAAGGAGAAGATGCTCGCGGGTGACCTCTACCGCGCCGACGACCCGGAGCTGACGGCAGAGATCGCCCGCACGGGCGCGTGGCTCGCCCGGTACAACGCGCCCGCCGCGCTGCCTCCGGAGGAGCGGCTGCGGATGCTGCGCGCGCATCTGGGCAGCGTGGCGGACGGGGTGGTGATCCGCCCGCCCTTCTACTGCGACCTCGGCTACAACATCCGCATCGGCCGCAACACCTTCCTCAACTTCAACTGCGTCATCCTCGACATCGCGCCGGTCGAGATCGGCGAGCTGACGCAGATCGGGCCGGGGGTGCAGATCCTGGCCGCCGACCATCCCCGCGACCCAGGCCTGCGCCGCGCGCTTCTCGAAGGCGGCCGGCCGGTGCGGATCGGCCGCAATTGCTGGATCGGCGCGGGCGCGCTGATCCTGCCCGGGGTCACGGTCGGCGACGATGCGATCGTCGGCGCGGGCAGCGTCGTCACCCGGGACGTGCCGGCGGGCGCCACCGTGGCGGGGAATCCGGCAAGGCCGGTGCGGCGCTCGGCGTGA
- the purS gene encoding phosphoribosylformylglycinamidine synthase subunit PurS, whose amino-acid sequence MKARVTVTLKTGVLDPQGKAIEGALRSLGIAGIASVRQGKFFEVEVEGTDPAAAEATVKAACDKLLANTVVENYRVEIAR is encoded by the coding sequence ATGAAAGCGCGCGTCACCGTCACCCTGAAGACCGGCGTCCTCGACCCGCAGGGCAAGGCCATCGAGGGGGCGCTGCGCTCGCTCGGCATCGCCGGCATCGCCAGCGTGCGCCAGGGCAAGTTCTTCGAGGTCGAGGTGGAGGGCACCGATCCGGCCGCCGCCGAGGCGACGGTCAAGGCCGCCTGCGACAAGCTCCTCGCCAACACGGTGGTCGAGAACTACCGGGTCGAGATCGCGCGATGA
- the purQ gene encoding phosphoribosylformylglycinamidine synthase subunit PurQ codes for MKAAVVVFPGSNREADVARALRLAGAEVTKVWHADTALPAGTDLAVLPGGFSYGDYLRCGAIAGRAHAMDAVRAHAARGGLVLGICNGFQILCESGLLPGVLMRNVNRRFICHRQTLRVERTDTAFTRAYAEKQVIDVCVAHGEGNYFADPEMIARIEGEGRVAFRYCDAAGNLTETANRNGSLNSIAGIYSENRNVLGLMPHPENFVEDLVGGTDGRGLFESLAKAA; via the coding sequence ATGAAGGCCGCCGTCGTCGTCTTCCCGGGCTCGAACCGCGAGGCGGACGTGGCCCGGGCCCTCCGGCTCGCGGGCGCCGAGGTGACCAAGGTCTGGCACGCCGACACGGCGCTGCCGGCGGGCACCGATCTCGCGGTCCTGCCCGGCGGCTTCTCCTACGGCGACTATCTGCGCTGCGGCGCCATCGCGGGGCGCGCCCACGCCATGGACGCGGTGCGCGCCCACGCGGCCCGGGGCGGCCTCGTGCTCGGCATCTGCAACGGCTTCCAGATCCTGTGCGAGTCGGGACTCCTGCCCGGCGTGCTGATGCGCAACGTCAACCGCCGCTTCATCTGCCACCGGCAGACCCTGCGGGTGGAGCGCACCGACACGGCCTTCACGCGCGCCTATGCGGAGAAGCAGGTCATCGACGTCTGCGTGGCGCATGGCGAAGGCAACTACTTCGCCGATCCCGAGATGATCGCCCGCATCGAGGGCGAGGGCCGGGTCGCCTTCCGCTACTGCGACGCGGCGGGCAACCTGACCGAGACGGCCAACCGCAACGGCTCGCTGAACTCCATCGCGGGGATCTATTCCGAGAACCGCAACGTGCTCGGCCTGATGCCGCACCCGGAGAACTTCGTCGAGGATCTGGTCGGCGGCACGGATGGGCGCGGGTTGTTCGAGAGCCTCGCCAAGGCCGCCTGA
- a CDS encoding IlvD/Edd family dehydratase yields the protein MAPTPRPRIDPSRLRSRLWFDNPDNPGMTALYLERYLNYGLTQAELQAGKPLIGIAQTGSDLSPCNRHHMELAKRVRDGITAAGGVAFEFPCHPIQETGKRPTAALDRNLAYLSLVEVLYGYPLDGVVLLTGCDKTMPACLMAAATVNIPAISLNVGPMLNGWSRGERTGSGTVVWKARERHAAGDIDYQQFLDIVASSAPSTGHCNTMGTASTMNALAEALGMALPGSAAIPAPYRERGQAAYATGQRIVEMVWEDLKPSDILTREAFENAIVANTAIGGSTNAPIHINAIAKLIGVPLTCDDWERVGYDIPLLVNMQPAGAYLGEEYFRAGGLPAVIAELIEAGKIHADALTCNGRTIGENCREARTWDREVIKPYSEPLRERAGFLNLKGTLFDSAIMKTSVISREFYDRYLSNPNDPYAFEGRVVVFDGPEDYHHRIDDPALDIDENTILIMRGAGPIGYPGAAEVVNMQPPGALIRRGVLSLPCIGDGRQSGTSGTPSILNASPEAAAGGGLALLQNGDRIRIDLNKRQADILLSDEELARRREDLAARGGYPYPASQTPWQAIQRAMVEQLSEGMILRGSDAFQKVAQTMGPPRDNH from the coding sequence ATGGCCCCGACGCCCCGTCCCCGGATCGACCCGAGCCGCCTGCGGTCGCGACTGTGGTTCGACAACCCCGACAATCCGGGCATGACTGCGCTCTACCTGGAGCGCTACCTGAATTACGGCCTCACCCAGGCCGAGCTGCAGGCGGGCAAGCCACTGATCGGCATCGCGCAGACCGGCTCCGACCTCTCGCCCTGCAACCGCCACCACATGGAACTCGCCAAGCGCGTGCGCGACGGCATCACGGCGGCGGGCGGCGTCGCCTTCGAGTTCCCCTGCCATCCGATCCAGGAGACGGGCAAGCGCCCGACCGCCGCCCTCGACCGCAATCTCGCCTATCTGTCGCTGGTGGAGGTGCTGTACGGCTATCCCCTCGACGGGGTGGTGCTGCTCACCGGCTGCGACAAGACCATGCCGGCCTGCCTGATGGCGGCCGCGACCGTGAACATTCCGGCGATCTCGCTCAATGTCGGGCCGATGCTGAACGGCTGGAGCCGCGGCGAGCGCACGGGCTCGGGCACCGTGGTCTGGAAGGCGCGCGAGCGCCACGCGGCGGGCGACATCGACTACCAGCAATTCCTCGACATCGTGGCCTCCTCGGCCCCCTCCACGGGCCATTGCAACACGATGGGCACCGCCTCGACCATGAATGCGCTCGCCGAGGCGCTCGGCATGGCGCTGCCGGGCTCGGCGGCGATCCCCGCCCCCTATCGCGAGCGGGGACAGGCGGCCTATGCCACCGGCCAGCGCATCGTCGAGATGGTGTGGGAGGATCTGAAGCCTTCCGACATCCTGACCCGCGAGGCCTTCGAGAACGCCATCGTCGCCAACACCGCCATCGGCGGCTCGACCAACGCGCCGATCCACATCAACGCCATCGCCAAGCTGATCGGCGTGCCCCTGACCTGCGACGACTGGGAGCGCGTCGGCTACGACATCCCGCTCCTGGTCAACATGCAGCCGGCCGGCGCCTATCTGGGCGAGGAATATTTCCGGGCGGGGGGCCTGCCGGCGGTCATCGCCGAGCTGATCGAGGCGGGCAAGATCCACGCGGACGCGCTCACCTGCAACGGCCGCACCATCGGCGAGAACTGCCGCGAGGCCAGGACCTGGGACCGCGAGGTCATCAAGCCCTATTCGGAACCCCTGCGGGAGCGGGCGGGCTTCCTCAATCTCAAGGGCACGCTGTTCGATTCCGCGATCATGAAGACGAGCGTGATCAGCCGCGAGTTCTACGACCGCTACCTGTCGAACCCGAACGACCCCTATGCCTTCGAGGGGCGGGTCGTGGTGTTCGACGGGCCGGAGGACTATCACCACCGGATCGACGACCCCGCCCTCGACATCGACGAGAACACCATCCTGATCATGCGCGGGGCGGGCCCGATCGGCTATCCGGGCGCCGCCGAGGTGGTGAACATGCAACCGCCGGGCGCGCTGATCCGCCGGGGCGTGCTCTCCCTGCCCTGCATCGGCGACGGGCGGCAATCGGGCACCTCGGGCACGCCCTCGATCCTCAACGCCTCGCCGGAGGCGGCGGCGGGCGGCGGGCTCGCGCTCCTGCAGAACGGCGACCGTATCCGCATCGACCTGAACAAGCGGCAGGCGGACATCCTGCTCTCGGACGAGGAGCTGGCGCGGCGGCGCGAGGACCTCGCCGCCCGGGGCGGCTATCCCTACCCGGCAAGCCAGACGCCCTGGCAGGCGATCCAGCGGGCGATGGTGGAGCAGCTCTCCGAGGGCATGATCCTGCGGGGCTCCGACGCCTTCCAGAAGGTCGCCCAGACCATGGGGCCGCCGCGCGACAACCACTGA